The Salinispora tropica CNB-440 genome has a window encoding:
- a CDS encoding DUF5709 domain-containing protein yields the protein MRDDEYPTPVSDPEAVGLPDTADDDSTANDNVRTGREADGPDPAQLPGDRTPVAVDRFGTTADEQLDGESLDAKLGRERYERPADDPLAGPVDPDIAAEASSPEQAAQAQLDADVFEPGPSSDPNSPVSLYDHGLLGSGADAQVGRLVEPDEGAHPDQAADSVAYDAGSAGGGASAEELAVHETRPPPAV from the coding sequence ATGCGCGACGACGAGTACCCGACCCCGGTGTCTGACCCGGAGGCGGTGGGCCTGCCCGACACCGCCGACGACGACTCGACCGCGAATGACAATGTCCGGACTGGGCGGGAGGCAGACGGCCCGGACCCGGCGCAGCTTCCTGGGGACCGGACGCCGGTCGCGGTCGACCGGTTCGGGACCACCGCCGACGAACAGCTCGACGGCGAGTCGCTGGATGCCAAGCTCGGCCGGGAGCGGTACGAGCGGCCGGCGGATGATCCGTTGGCTGGCCCGGTTGACCCGGACATCGCCGCCGAGGCGAGCAGCCCGGAGCAGGCCGCCCAGGCCCAGCTCGATGCCGACGTGTTCGAACCGGGCCCGTCCTCCGATCCGAACTCCCCGGTCTCCCTCTACGACCACGGCCTGCTCGGCAGCGGGGCCGACGCCCAGGTGGGTCGGCTGGTCGAGCCGGACGAGGGCGCCCATCCCGACCAGGCCGCCGACTCGGTGGCGTACGACGCGGGTTCGGCCGGCGGTGGCGCGAGCGCTGAGGAGCTGGCGGTCCACGAGACCCGCCCGCCGCCTGCGGTCTGA
- a CDS encoding UPF0182 family protein yields MRSSAPMPRMSRRGRVTIGVLVGVFVLFTLLGWGVQAWTDWLWFGEVDYTAVFSGVLVTRLLLFVTVGLAMAVIVGGNLWLAHRLRPRLRPQSPEQATLERYRMLLSPRIGLWFATVSVVVGLFAGLSAQSRWSEWLLFRNGGNFGVKDPEFGVDIGFYIFDLPFWRYLLGTAFTAVVLALLGALAVHYVFGGIRLQGVGDRMSTAARAHLSTLVAVFVLLKAVAYVLDRRTMLLEYNDGANVYGAGYADINALLPAKEILAYISVVVAIAVLVFSNAWMRNLVWPGISLALLGVSAVAIGGIYPWAVQTFEVKPSARDKEARYIERSIEATRAAFSLGEADATRYAASNLQPPASLATDTAVVPNARLLDPQLVSETYTQLQQVRGFYDFGPKLDIDRYTVDGETQDYVVGVREINYGELTTQQSNWINRHTVYTHGYGLVAAPANRVVCGGQPYFVSGFLGERSQEGCAAQTDQIPASQPRIYYGERMEAGDYAIVGKANPEASPAEFDRPVGEDGSESYYTYTGSGGVEVGSFGRRLLYAIKEQESNFLLSEAVNEKSKLLYVRNPRERVEKVAPFLTVDGDPYPAVIDGRVTWIIDGYTTAATYPYAERINLQTETTDELTNRGTFQQARENINYIRNSVKATVDAYDGTVTLYEFDDGDPVLRAWNKAFGGDLIKPKAEIPTELSAHFRYPADLFKVQRNVYTRFHVTNPGDFYSGQDFWQVPNVPDAPDSGQKQPPYYLFTQMPGQDEPRFQLTSAVTPNRRQNLAALMSGSYVDGKPRLEVYELPEDTRISGPVQVHQQMTNNAQIRQQLNLLSSNQAQVQYGNLLSLPFGNGMLYVEPVYVKSNQQQAYPLLQKVLLSYGDGGSFVVLADNLTDGIKQLVEQGEQAGAPSPPPSDDETPPSPTPTPTPTTPSVTPPPLTGEVAEAAQRVQAAIVELRAAQESGDFERYGRALQALDEATAAFEQAAASTPAATPTAAPTGSPSPGG; encoded by the coding sequence ATGCGTAGCAGCGCCCCCATGCCGAGGATGAGCCGACGCGGACGCGTCACGATTGGGGTCCTGGTCGGGGTGTTCGTGCTCTTCACCCTGCTCGGTTGGGGGGTGCAGGCATGGACCGACTGGCTCTGGTTCGGCGAGGTCGACTACACCGCGGTCTTCAGCGGGGTGCTCGTCACCCGGCTGCTGCTCTTCGTCACGGTCGGTCTGGCCATGGCGGTCATCGTCGGCGGTAACCTCTGGCTGGCGCATCGACTGCGGCCCCGGCTGCGACCGCAGTCGCCGGAGCAGGCCACCCTGGAGCGATACCGGATGCTGCTCAGCCCCCGGATCGGCCTGTGGTTCGCGACGGTCTCCGTCGTGGTGGGCCTCTTCGCGGGGCTGTCGGCGCAGAGCAGGTGGAGCGAGTGGCTGCTGTTCCGCAACGGCGGGAACTTCGGAGTCAAGGACCCGGAGTTCGGGGTGGACATCGGCTTCTACATCTTTGACCTGCCGTTCTGGCGCTACCTGCTCGGGACCGCCTTCACCGCCGTGGTGTTGGCCCTGCTCGGGGCGCTCGCTGTGCACTATGTCTTCGGCGGGATCCGGCTTCAGGGCGTGGGTGACCGGATGAGCACTGCGGCGCGGGCTCACCTGAGCACGTTGGTCGCGGTCTTCGTGCTGCTCAAGGCCGTCGCGTACGTCCTCGACCGGCGGACGATGCTGCTGGAGTACAACGACGGCGCCAACGTCTACGGCGCCGGTTACGCCGACATCAACGCGTTGCTGCCGGCGAAGGAGATCCTCGCCTACATCTCGGTTGTCGTGGCGATCGCGGTCCTCGTCTTCTCCAACGCCTGGATGCGGAACCTGGTCTGGCCGGGCATCTCGCTGGCCCTGCTCGGGGTCTCCGCGGTCGCCATCGGCGGCATCTACCCGTGGGCGGTGCAGACCTTCGAGGTGAAGCCGAGTGCCCGGGACAAGGAGGCGCGGTACATCGAGCGCAGCATCGAGGCGACCCGGGCGGCCTTCAGTCTGGGCGAGGCCGACGCCACGCGGTACGCGGCGAGTAACCTTCAGCCACCGGCGAGCCTCGCCACCGACACCGCGGTGGTACCGAATGCCCGACTGCTGGATCCGCAGCTGGTCAGCGAGACGTACACGCAGCTTCAACAGGTCCGCGGCTTCTACGACTTCGGCCCCAAGCTCGACATCGATCGCTACACCGTCGATGGGGAGACCCAGGACTACGTGGTCGGGGTGCGTGAGATCAACTATGGCGAGCTGACCACGCAGCAGAGCAACTGGATCAACCGGCACACCGTCTACACCCATGGTTATGGTTTGGTCGCGGCCCCGGCGAACCGGGTGGTCTGCGGTGGTCAGCCGTACTTCGTCTCCGGCTTCCTCGGGGAGCGGTCGCAGGAGGGGTGTGCCGCGCAGACCGACCAGATACCGGCCAGCCAGCCGCGGATCTACTACGGCGAGCGGATGGAGGCCGGCGACTACGCCATCGTCGGCAAGGCAAACCCGGAGGCCAGTCCTGCCGAGTTCGATCGGCCGGTCGGCGAGGACGGATCGGAGTCCTACTACACCTACACCGGCTCCGGCGGCGTCGAGGTCGGCTCGTTCGGTCGCCGGCTGCTCTACGCGATCAAGGAACAGGAGTCGAACTTCCTGCTCTCCGAGGCGGTCAACGAGAAGTCGAAGTTGCTCTACGTCCGTAACCCGCGGGAGCGGGTGGAGAAGGTGGCTCCGTTCCTCACCGTGGACGGCGACCCATATCCGGCGGTGATCGATGGCCGGGTGACGTGGATCATCGATGGCTACACCACCGCCGCGACCTACCCCTACGCCGAGCGGATCAACCTCCAGACCGAGACCACCGACGAGCTCACCAACCGGGGCACCTTCCAGCAGGCCCGGGAGAACATCAACTACATCCGTAACTCGGTCAAGGCGACGGTCGACGCGTACGACGGCACCGTCACCCTCTACGAGTTCGACGACGGTGACCCGGTGCTCCGGGCGTGGAACAAGGCCTTCGGCGGCGACCTGATCAAGCCGAAGGCGGAGATCCCGACCGAGCTCAGTGCTCACTTCCGCTACCCGGCGGACCTGTTCAAGGTGCAGCGGAACGTGTACACCCGGTTCCACGTGACCAACCCCGGTGACTTCTACTCCGGGCAGGACTTCTGGCAGGTGCCGAACGTGCCGGACGCACCGGACAGCGGCCAGAAGCAGCCCCCGTACTACCTCTTCACCCAGATGCCCGGGCAGGACGAGCCGCGTTTCCAGCTCACCTCGGCGGTGACCCCGAACCGACGGCAGAACCTCGCGGCGCTGATGTCCGGCTCGTACGTGGACGGCAAGCCTCGGCTTGAGGTGTATGAGCTGCCGGAAGACACCCGGATCTCCGGTCCGGTGCAGGTGCACCAGCAGATGACCAACAACGCCCAGATCCGGCAGCAGCTGAACCTGCTCTCGTCGAACCAGGCTCAGGTCCAGTACGGCAACCTGCTCTCCCTGCCGTTCGGAAACGGCATGCTCTACGTCGAGCCGGTCTATGTGAAGAGCAACCAACAGCAGGCCTATCCCCTGTTGCAGAAGGTGCTGCTCTCCTACGGCGACGGCGGTTCGTTCGTCGTCCTGGCCGACAACCTCACCGACGGCATCAAACAGCTCGTCGAGCAGGGTGAACAGGCCGGCGCGCCATCGCCTCCGCCCTCCGACGACGAGACGCCGCCGAGCCCAACCCCAACCCCGACTCCGACGACTCCGAGCGTGACCCCACCTCCGCTCACGGGTGAGGTGGCTGAGGCGGCCCAGCGGGTTCAGGCGGCGATCGTGGAGCTCCGGGCCGCCCAGGAGTCCGGCGACTTCGAGCGCTACGGTCGGGCGTTGCAGGCGTTGGATGAGGCGACCGCCGCCTTCGAGCAGGCAGCCGCGTCGACCCCGGCTGCTACGCCGACCGCGGCACCCACGGGTTCACCGTCGCCCGGAGGCTGA
- a CDS encoding dihydrofolate reductase family protein, which produces MDLPNIGAAVRKLVYVIAATLDGFIAAPDGSFDFFPLEPDVAPYLVADWPQTLPTFTHAQLGVASPPTGRFDTVLMGRATYEPGLTLGYTSPYDHLKQYVFSRSLTPASHPDVEIVSGDPTAFVRQLRARPGRDIWLCGGGQLAGQLLDEIDELVLKLNPVVAGSGIPLVDRGFAPHRLVLTSTRPFASGVVVLHYTRQTDSRA; this is translated from the coding sequence GTGGACCTCCCGAACATCGGAGCCGCTGTGCGAAAGCTCGTGTACGTCATCGCCGCCACCCTCGACGGCTTCATCGCCGCTCCCGACGGGTCGTTCGACTTCTTCCCCCTGGAGCCCGATGTGGCGCCCTACCTGGTGGCCGACTGGCCACAGACACTGCCCACATTCACCCACGCCCAGCTCGGCGTCGCATCCCCACCCACCGGTCGGTTCGACACCGTACTGATGGGCCGGGCCACCTACGAGCCGGGCCTCACGCTCGGATACACCAGCCCCTACGACCACCTGAAGCAGTACGTGTTCAGCCGCTCGCTGACCCCGGCCAGCCACCCGGACGTGGAGATCGTCTCCGGCGACCCGACGGCCTTCGTCCGCCAGCTCCGGGCACGACCTGGCCGCGACATCTGGCTCTGCGGAGGCGGACAGCTCGCCGGTCAGCTCCTCGATGAGATCGACGAACTGGTGCTCAAACTCAACCCGGTCGTCGCCGGCAGCGGCATCCCGCTGGTTGATCGGGGCTTCGCCCCGCACCGCCTCGTACTTACCTCGACGCGACCCTTTGCCAGTGGTGTGGTCGTCCTGCACTACACCCGACAAACTGACAGCCGCGCCTGA
- a CDS encoding glycosyltransferase, with the protein MRVGLVSAHADPSRRAGGLPVGTHQHIARVAAELAGRGHDVRLYERRDAPEQAATATVDGYLVERVPVGPAAAVPTAELVGCVADYGRWLTDRWTDDWAPELVHGHYWLGGLAAAHAVRETDIPIVQTFHSLGLEQLRRLGARYSAPPERIPLERALIRAVDIAVAQSNDEVDELARMGLQRASVALVSPGVDAELFHPDGEAAPREERPRILSVTTLDPGHGQEDLIRVIRMVGDAELVIVGGPPGERLAEHAEARQLRELAERNGVADQVTLVGAVPHEQLATWYRSADVVACTSGYASAGRVSLEAMACGVPVVGYAMGGIADAVVDEVTGRLVPPGDVRALGVMLRRLMTDNAGRFAYGHAAVDRVRCSYTWERTGAALERLYERVVRCRAPVEAA; encoded by the coding sequence ATGCGCGTCGGTCTCGTCTCTGCGCACGCCGACCCGTCCCGGCGTGCTGGCGGCCTGCCTGTCGGGACCCACCAGCACATCGCCCGGGTCGCTGCTGAACTCGCTGGGCGGGGCCACGATGTCCGGCTTTACGAGCGCCGTGACGCCCCGGAGCAGGCAGCGACGGCGACGGTGGATGGCTACCTGGTCGAACGGGTCCCGGTCGGTCCCGCCGCGGCGGTGCCCACCGCCGAACTGGTTGGCTGCGTCGCCGACTACGGCCGTTGGCTGACCGACCGGTGGACGGACGACTGGGCGCCGGAGCTAGTGCACGGGCACTACTGGCTCGGTGGTCTCGCCGCCGCGCACGCCGTGCGCGAGACCGACATTCCGATCGTGCAGACGTTCCACTCGCTCGGGCTGGAACAGCTGCGCCGCCTCGGCGCGCGCTACAGCGCGCCGCCGGAGCGAATCCCGCTGGAGCGGGCACTCATTCGCGCGGTGGACATCGCCGTGGCGCAGTCCAACGACGAGGTGGACGAGCTGGCCCGGATGGGTCTGCAACGTGCCTCGGTGGCGCTGGTCTCACCGGGGGTGGACGCTGAGCTGTTCCACCCCGACGGCGAGGCGGCGCCGCGCGAGGAACGACCGCGGATCCTCTCCGTGACCACCCTCGACCCCGGCCATGGCCAGGAGGATCTGATCCGCGTGATCCGGATGGTTGGTGACGCGGAACTGGTCATCGTCGGTGGCCCGCCGGGCGAGCGGCTCGCCGAGCACGCCGAGGCACGTCAGCTCCGGGAACTGGCCGAACGCAACGGGGTGGCCGATCAGGTGACGCTGGTGGGGGCGGTGCCGCACGAGCAGCTGGCCACCTGGTACCGCTCGGCGGACGTGGTGGCGTGTACGTCGGGCTACGCGTCGGCCGGCCGGGTGTCGTTGGAGGCGATGGCCTGCGGCGTTCCGGTCGTCGGGTACGCGATGGGTGGGATCGCCGATGCGGTCGTGGACGAGGTCACCGGACGGCTGGTGCCGCCGGGCGACGTCCGCGCCCTGGGGGTGATGCTGCGTCGGCTGATGACCGACAACGCCGGCCGGTTCGCGTACGGGCACGCTGCCGTGGACCGGGTGCGGTGCAGCTACACGTGGGAGCGGACCGGCGCTGCCCTGGAGCGGCTCTACGAGCGGGTCGTCCGCTGCCGTGCCCCGGTTGAGGCCGCCTGA
- a CDS encoding ATP-binding protein: MTNADPDIPRTAAPPQPCLLIATAFDRRQLTQLRHSASACAHAAGLRGQRLNDFVLAVNELTTNAVRHGGGRGSLRMWRQAESLVCEVSDQGDGISSRPLGDHRRPAPETVGGWGLWLVRELSDTMDVTSDRGGTVVRITTILPVPHPPTTSQGRDGFSRRAR; this comes from the coding sequence ATGACGAACGCAGACCCGGACATCCCGCGTACGGCTGCGCCCCCGCAACCCTGCCTTCTGATCGCCACGGCCTTCGACCGGAGACAGCTGACCCAGCTGCGCCACTCGGCCTCAGCGTGCGCGCACGCGGCGGGCCTACGGGGCCAGCGGCTCAACGACTTCGTGTTGGCGGTCAACGAGCTGACCACCAACGCGGTTCGCCACGGTGGCGGCCGTGGTTCGCTGCGGATGTGGCGGCAGGCCGAGAGCCTGGTCTGCGAGGTCTCCGACCAGGGGGATGGGATCAGCAGCCGACCACTCGGAGACCACCGCCGCCCGGCCCCGGAGACGGTCGGTGGTTGGGGGCTCTGGCTGGTTCGCGAGCTGAGCGACACCATGGACGTGACGTCCGACCGAGGCGGCACGGTCGTCCGCATCACGACCATCCTGCCGGTCCCACACCCGCCCACGACCAGCCAGGGGCGGGATGGGTTCAGCCGAAGAGCGCGCTGA
- a CDS encoding phosphoribosylaminoimidazolesuccinocarboxamide synthase, with protein MELLHSGKVRDVYADGDDLILVASDRVSVYDVVLPTPIPEKGKLLTALSLWWFDQLAELVPNHVLSATDVPVELAGRAIRCRRLEMVPVECVARGYLVGGGFAEYQRTGVVSGIELPRGMVEAAALPEPIFTPSTKAPVGEHDQPMTFGEVVDKVGAETAERLRQITLDVYRRGAELAADRGILIADTKIELGWAADGTLTVGDELLTSDSSRFWPAESYQPGRAQFSYDKQYVRDWATRSGWDRRSPAPEVPDEVVDATRARYVDVYERLTGERWG; from the coding sequence GTGGAACTTCTGCACTCGGGCAAGGTTCGGGATGTCTACGCTGACGGCGACGACCTGATCCTGGTCGCCTCGGACCGCGTCTCTGTCTACGACGTCGTGCTGCCGACGCCGATCCCGGAGAAGGGCAAGCTGCTCACGGCGCTCTCCCTGTGGTGGTTCGACCAGCTCGCCGAGCTGGTGCCGAACCACGTGCTCTCGGCGACCGACGTGCCGGTTGAGCTCGCCGGCCGGGCGATTCGGTGTCGGCGACTGGAGATGGTTCCGGTGGAGTGCGTGGCCCGGGGCTATCTGGTCGGTGGCGGCTTCGCCGAGTACCAGCGCACCGGAGTGGTCTCCGGGATCGAACTGCCGCGCGGAATGGTCGAGGCGGCCGCCCTGCCGGAGCCGATCTTCACTCCCTCCACGAAGGCGCCGGTAGGAGAGCACGACCAGCCGATGACCTTCGGTGAGGTGGTGGACAAGGTTGGCGCGGAGACCGCCGAGCGGCTGCGCCAGATCACGCTCGACGTCTACCGGCGGGGAGCCGAGCTCGCCGCCGACCGGGGAATCCTGATCGCCGACACCAAGATCGAGTTGGGATGGGCCGCCGATGGCACGCTGACGGTCGGCGACGAACTGCTGACCTCGGACTCGTCCCGGTTCTGGCCGGCCGAGTCGTACCAGCCGGGGCGCGCCCAGTTCTCGTATGACAAGCAGTATGTGCGGGATTGGGCCACCAGGAGCGGGTGGGACAGGCGGAGCCCGGCGCCGGAGGTGCCGGATGAGGTCGTCGACGCCACCCGCGCCCGCTACGTGGACGTCTACGAGAGGCTCACCGGCGAGCGCTGGGGCTGA
- a CDS encoding zinc-dependent metalloprotease, protein MQQFMSQLQHLLAAPGSGPVNWDLARQVAASQLSAGGDPAVSPYERNAVEEALRLADLWLESGSALPSGIRASVAWNRNEWIYKTLDVWRKLCDPVAGRMVGAMGDLVPPEARAQLGPMQSMMATLGGALFGGQLGQALGSLAAEVLSAGDIGLPLGPAGTAALIPANIRDYGAGLELPEDEVRLYVALREAAHQRLFEHVPWLRGHVLNAVEMYAAGIRVNREAIEEAMGRVDPTDPESMQAIALEGIFTPEDNPAQKASLARLETALALIEGWVCHVVDSAAAERLPNVVRLGEAFRRRRAAGGPAEQTFAALVGLELRPRRLREAAALWAALTEHRGIAGRDALWDHPDLLPADEDFADPVAFAQSRLDADELENFDFSAPGGPTEKAPGEPDGQDPPTAS, encoded by the coding sequence ATGCAGCAGTTCATGTCCCAGCTGCAGCACCTGCTCGCCGCACCCGGCAGCGGGCCGGTGAACTGGGACCTGGCCCGCCAGGTGGCGGCGAGCCAGCTCAGCGCCGGGGGCGATCCGGCTGTCTCGCCGTACGAGCGCAACGCGGTGGAGGAAGCGCTGCGCCTGGCCGACCTCTGGCTGGAGTCGGGCTCGGCGCTCCCGTCGGGTATCCGCGCCTCGGTGGCGTGGAACCGGAATGAATGGATCTACAAGACCCTCGACGTCTGGCGCAAGTTGTGTGACCCGGTGGCCGGCCGGATGGTCGGTGCCATGGGTGACCTGGTGCCGCCGGAGGCGCGGGCCCAACTCGGCCCGATGCAGTCGATGATGGCCACCCTCGGCGGGGCGCTCTTCGGGGGCCAGCTGGGCCAGGCCCTCGGCTCGCTCGCCGCCGAGGTGCTCTCGGCCGGCGACATCGGGCTGCCACTCGGCCCGGCCGGCACGGCGGCACTCATCCCGGCCAACATCCGGGACTACGGTGCCGGGCTGGAACTGCCCGAGGACGAGGTACGCCTCTACGTGGCCCTGCGCGAGGCCGCTCACCAGCGCCTCTTTGAGCACGTGCCGTGGCTGCGCGGACACGTGCTCAACGCGGTGGAGATGTACGCCGCGGGCATCCGGGTCAACCGCGAGGCGATTGAGGAGGCGATGGGCCGCGTTGACCCGACCGACCCGGAGTCGATGCAGGCGATCGCACTGGAGGGAATCTTCACCCCGGAGGACAATCCCGCCCAGAAGGCGTCGCTGGCCCGGTTGGAGACAGCCCTGGCTCTCATCGAGGGCTGGGTCTGCCACGTCGTCGACAGCGCGGCCGCGGAGCGACTGCCCAACGTCGTCCGACTCGGGGAGGCATTCCGGCGGCGGCGGGCCGCAGGAGGCCCGGCCGAGCAGACCTTCGCCGCCCTGGTTGGCCTGGAGCTTCGGCCGCGGCGGCTGCGTGAGGCGGCGGCGCTCTGGGCGGCCCTCACCGAGCATCGGGGGATCGCCGGGCGGGACGCTCTCTGGGACCACCCCGACCTGTTGCCCGCGGACGAGGACTTCGCCGACCCGGTCGCCTTCGCCCAGTCCCGCCTCGATGCTGACGAGTTGGAAAACTTCGACTTCAGCGCGCCGGGTGGTCCGACGGAGAAGGCCCCCGGCGAGCCCGACGGACAGGATCCACCCACCGCCAGCTGA
- the hisN gene encoding histidinol-phosphatase, protein MKGYAADIALAHRLADAADAVSAARFGALDLRVDTKPDLTPVSDADTAVEQEIRALLAAERPDDGLLGEEYGEQPAAGPGGRRWVVDPIDGTKNFIRGVPVWATLIALLEEDRPVAGLVSAPALGRRWWAALGEGAYAGPDQASGAPIQVSAVADLADASFCYSSLDGWEESGRLPAVLQVMRDAWRSRAYGDFYGYMLLAEGALDIMVEPELSLWDIAALVPIVTEAGGTFTDLAGQPAPGDTGSGGISAIATNGPLHTGVLARLGRAPAR, encoded by the coding sequence ATGAAGGGTTACGCCGCCGACATCGCCCTCGCCCACCGTCTCGCGGACGCCGCCGACGCGGTCTCCGCCGCACGATTTGGCGCCTTGGACCTTCGGGTGGACACGAAGCCGGATCTCACCCCGGTCTCCGATGCCGACACCGCGGTCGAGCAGGAGATTCGAGCCCTGCTCGCCGCCGAACGCCCCGATGACGGCCTGCTCGGCGAGGAGTACGGCGAGCAGCCCGCAGCCGGCCCCGGCGGGCGGCGGTGGGTGGTCGACCCGATCGACGGGACGAAGAACTTCATTCGCGGCGTACCGGTGTGGGCCACGCTCATCGCCCTACTCGAAGAGGATCGACCGGTTGCCGGCCTGGTCTCCGCACCGGCCCTGGGGCGACGCTGGTGGGCGGCGCTCGGTGAGGGGGCGTACGCGGGGCCGGACCAGGCGTCCGGTGCACCGATCCAGGTGTCGGCCGTGGCCGACCTGGCCGATGCCAGCTTCTGCTACTCCTCGCTCGATGGCTGGGAGGAGAGCGGCCGGCTGCCGGCGGTCCTACAGGTCATGCGAGACGCGTGGCGCAGCCGGGCGTACGGCGACTTCTACGGCTACATGCTGCTGGCCGAGGGCGCGCTGGACATCATGGTGGAGCCGGAGCTGTCGCTGTGGGACATCGCCGCGCTGGTGCCGATCGTGACCGAGGCAGGCGGCACCTTCACCGACCTGGCAGGCCAGCCCGCCCCGGGGGACACCGGCTCCGGCGGGATCAGCGCGATCGCCACGAACGGTCCGTTGCACACCGGCGTCCTCGCCCGCCTGGGTCGAGCACCTGCGCGCTGA
- a CDS encoding PDZ domain-containing protein, giving the protein MRRRGMTVLLGAIVVALLGIGVLAAPIPYVVLGPGPTVNTLGTEDGKEVIQVDGRETSTSAGELRLTTVGVQPSVKLRAAIQGWFSDDEAVVPRELVYPPGESREEVEERNAEDFEASQSSAETVALRELGFPVTVQVKTVAGDGPSAGLLRPGDLVTSVDGQPVPVASRLTELIQAEPAGTVLEIGYTRDGTPGTARITSQERDGRPRIGIGIEQQQPHPFTLTIDLADIGGPSAGLMFALGIIDKLTPEDLTGGQIIAGTGTIDDVGRVGPIGGIPQKLVGAKEAGATAFLVPAENCAEAVRNPQPDLPLLKVATLDEALTALEELRTGGEPTRC; this is encoded by the coding sequence ATGAGACGTCGCGGCATGACCGTCCTGCTCGGTGCCATCGTTGTTGCCCTGCTCGGCATCGGCGTGCTCGCGGCGCCCATCCCGTACGTGGTGCTGGGTCCCGGCCCCACCGTCAACACCCTGGGCACCGAGGACGGCAAGGAGGTCATCCAGGTCGACGGTCGGGAGACCTCCACCTCGGCGGGGGAACTGCGGTTGACCACGGTGGGGGTGCAGCCCTCGGTCAAGCTGCGCGCGGCCATCCAGGGTTGGTTCTCCGACGACGAGGCGGTGGTGCCGCGTGAACTGGTGTATCCGCCGGGGGAGAGCCGGGAGGAGGTCGAGGAACGCAATGCGGAGGACTTCGAGGCCTCTCAGTCCAGCGCGGAGACGGTCGCGCTGCGTGAGCTCGGTTTCCCGGTGACGGTGCAGGTCAAGACGGTGGCCGGGGACGGGCCCTCGGCCGGCCTGCTCCGTCCCGGTGACCTGGTGACCTCCGTCGACGGTCAGCCGGTCCCGGTGGCCAGCCGGCTGACCGAGTTGATCCAGGCCGAGCCGGCCGGCACGGTCCTGGAGATCGGTTACACCCGCGACGGGACCCCCGGGACTGCGCGGATCACGAGCCAGGAGCGGGACGGCAGGCCCCGGATCGGGATCGGGATCGAGCAGCAGCAACCGCACCCGTTCACGCTGACAATCGACCTGGCGGACATCGGTGGCCCGAGCGCCGGGCTCATGTTCGCCCTTGGCATCATCGACAAGCTGACCCCGGAAGATCTGACCGGTGGACAGATCATCGCGGGCACCGGCACGATCGATGACGTGGGCCGGGTCGGCCCGATCGGCGGTATCCCCCAGAAGCTGGTCGGCGCCAAGGAAGCCGGCGCTACCGCCTTCCTGGTCCCGGCCGAGAACTGCGCCGAGGCGGTCCGCAACCCCCAGCCCGACTTGCCGCTGCTCAAGGTGGCGACGCTGGACGAGGCGTTGACCGCCCTCGAGGAGCTGCGAACGGGGGGCGAACCGACCCGCTGCTGA
- a CDS encoding ribose-phosphate diphosphokinase, protein MRELAVFSGSAHPELGAEICTHLGVPLYPTRVSRFANDCLEVQLQANCRERDVFLIQPLVPPVQEHLVELLFMVNAARGASAGRISVVLPHYAYARSDKKDAPRISIGGRLVADLLTSAGADRVLAMTLHSPQVHGFFGIPVDHLHAQRELAAHFRALDLSNTVVVSPDLGYVKEAAAFARQLGTPVAAGAKQRFGDDRVEISTIIGEVRGRDVIVVDDEIVKGSTVVELMGHLRGLEVRSIRLACTHGLLVNGAAQRLSEQEEVREIVCTNTVPIPAEKRIPKLTVLSVAPALAEAIRRIHNGESVSALFG, encoded by the coding sequence GTGCGCGAGCTCGCCGTTTTCAGTGGAAGCGCCCATCCGGAGCTCGGTGCGGAGATCTGCACCCACCTGGGGGTGCCCCTGTACCCGACCCGGGTGTCCCGATTCGCCAACGACTGCCTGGAAGTGCAGTTACAGGCCAACTGCCGGGAACGGGACGTCTTCCTGATCCAGCCACTGGTTCCGCCGGTGCAGGAGCACCTGGTCGAGCTGCTGTTCATGGTCAACGCGGCCCGGGGAGCCTCGGCCGGTCGGATCAGCGTGGTGCTACCGCACTATGCGTACGCCCGCTCCGACAAGAAGGACGCGCCGCGTATCTCGATCGGTGGCCGGCTGGTCGCGGACCTGCTCACCTCCGCCGGCGCCGATCGGGTCCTCGCGATGACCCTGCACTCGCCGCAAGTCCACGGCTTCTTCGGCATCCCGGTCGACCACCTGCATGCGCAACGCGAACTAGCTGCCCACTTCCGGGCGCTCGACCTGAGCAACACCGTGGTGGTCTCGCCGGATCTGGGCTACGTCAAGGAGGCGGCGGCCTTCGCCCGGCAGCTCGGTACGCCGGTCGCCGCCGGTGCCAAACAGCGGTTCGGGGACGACCGGGTGGAGATCAGCACGATCATCGGCGAGGTCCGGGGCCGGGACGTGATCGTGGTGGACGACGAGATCGTCAAGGGCAGCACGGTGGTCGAGCTGATGGGGCACCTGCGCGGGTTGGAGGTTCGCTCGATTCGGTTGGCCTGCACCCACGGCCTCCTCGTGAACGGAGCCGCCCAGCGGTTGAGCGAGCAGGAGGAGGTGCGGGAGATCGTCTGCACCAACACGGTTCCCATCCCCGCCGAGAAGCGGATCCCCAAGCTGACCGTACTGTCGGTGGCCCCCGCGTTGGCCGAGGCGATTCGTCGGATCCACAACGGCGAGTCGGTCAGCGCGCTCTTCGGCTGA